ATCCCACAAGTCATAAACATGGAGGTAGGTCCTATCTTCACTACCTAAATGTGGTAGTTTTCTTCAGTAAAAACAGGTGGTGGAGGGGGTGAAAAGTTTGCTGAAGACATGTTTTACAGCAACAAgaaacagaaacaaaaacaaTGACCCTTAAAGACAACACGCTCTTGATAGTAATTGTTGGTGTTTTAAGAGAAGTAAAACAAAGAACTGATGAAAAACGAGCAGCAAGAAGCATAAAAATGAAGTTGAAAATGTTATATATGCTTATCCATTCAATAAGAAATCATTACAATTTAAGTCACTAAATATTACCAAATACATAACTACTCTCATTAACTATATTGAAACTTACAAAACATTGTCTGCACTTAAGCAAAAAGAGTTAATCAACACCTAATCAAACCAATGCACGCCAAATACATTGAATGAAACTAAAAAGAGAACTAAGCTGAACCAGCATCCTTCAAACAAAATCAACATGTATCAGAGTTTCATCAGCTGCATGGTTGGCCAACTTGTAACAGATTCTATATCATGTCTAGCTTAAGAGgtgaattcaaaaaaaaaaaaaattgaggacgaaaattaaattataaacttttgacaagttaaaatatataatttcatcatgTATTGTACTTTATGATTCCATCATTTTTAAGAGACTAATCagattttttgtttatttattgggTCAAAGTACATTTCTACGATATATTAACATATAACTCTATCATTTTAGAAGAGATTGAATCGCAACTATTCATATATTATCTAGTACgtacatatcaataaaaaatttaaacaatgtCCAACTATGTTAATCATGACGTGGATTATTCTTTGAAaagatggttttttttttccgTTTAGTGACAAAATACCATCATTATCATGTAACGTGGAACAGGGGATCAATTATGCTTGAAGAAAACTAAAGTCAAGTCAAGTGGATTTATCTTTCCATTTATCCATGGAAAATACAAACTCATGATTTCTAAAGAAATATTAGCTCGTCTAATTACTTTTGGTCCAGTCTTTACTTAAAGGACGGGATACATATTCACACATTTTCTCATATTAGTATTGCATTGCACTTAATGTTTGGTGAGATACAGTCATAGAGTGAGAAGAATATTCTAGGGATAATGCTTGGGTAACTCCTTTTAGACGTAGCTTGTACGTATGTAATATAGATATATCATTAttgtatatgtaaatattaaCTCGTTAATTATGTGAtactcaaaatataatttaattttatcaaatacaTTACCAAATACAAGTTGATTAGTTAGCGTTGTGCATCAACTTGTCTTCATCATTTTAAGAGTAAATTGGAGAGTCTAACTGATGTTCTTCCTTGAACAAAGCGACTTCGATATAAAAGCAATACTATTCTATTTTACTAATATTATTCCATGCAATTCCTAATTAATTACATAATTCATTGTGTGATATTTACAGCcaacataaatattaatttttatcacaaaatattttgataaaactGCAATTATTGGGACATTAATTACTCTTTTTGTAATTACAAATATCTCTAATTCTTCAAACgtgtttaatatataatataaatatagattatgatgcaatatatatatatgaataaatattaactttaaaTTAATGTGCACTTGTATATAAAAACTTTAATTTGgctcaattataaatataaaactctaattgtggttcacatacatacttgaaattttaattttgatttaatcatatacatttaaagaaataaatatatcaatttatttttatattgggtaaatataattatttatgtatgcaatatataaatataaaatgatgttatatcaataattgtgttaataatttacaagaattgaatcaaatcaaaatttatgtatacaattacatattaaacataaatcatatataattttaagatttatcccaaTTATAATCTACAATGACTCTAATTGACTTTAACACATCGATGCTTAGTTAATAACCCCATCCCATTCCTCGCATCCCGCTGCGGTTTTATTctttttaagaataaaaaaatagttgttataataaaaaaaattaataaatgtatctatctatttatctatatttatttatattacatATTTATCTACCTATTTTATAAATCCACTATATTACTATGTAAATttacatttatattatatattaaatgattaattgaaTTGGGCAAATATAAGGTTATAAACCTCTTTCTCATCGTTTTCACAATAGATTTTTGTTTTCAATTCGTATTTAAATTAAGATCTTCACTTGAATTCGAAAATTGAtctgattaaattgaatttaaatttgattcaaTCATAAAAAGAAAATCTAGAGCTCTTGAGAATAAAAAAGGATTTGAATTCAAAATGATATGAACTCGAATACCTAACCAAAAAAACTTGGTTGAAAAACCCAAATGATTGAACCTAAAATAACTCAAACATTGTATTAGGAGTCAGATTatattttgccccctctactaaaAAGATGGACAAATTAGTCtatatatgttagatcaaagagctaATTGGTCATtcttgtaataaaaaaaattcatttctactgttaaaaattgatccCTGTACATTAGCATAAGGTATATGTGGCATACTACGTGTAACTGTTTAGTTATTTCGTCAGTTAcgctagtttttaatagtaaaaatagatgaaatttttaatagaaaagataAGATTGCCTTTTAATCTAACCTACAAtaactaatttatccattttttaaataatgagAACAAAATACAACTTAACTCTTAATATAATAActtctataatacttttaccaacTCCCAATGTTTGAACACATTCTTGTAGGTAAAATAAtaccaaaattgaaaaaaaatgtgtgttttaTGTCATAAAATTCTGAAATAAAAAACCTAAAAGAAAACATAGTAACATCTTCATGTCATAATATCTGAAATATTGGTAAAGGCAAAAAGGCATTAATGGGGTGACCTTTGGGCCAAGGCCCTTCTATCACCATGCTTTGGACCCAACATTCATGAATGGATATTCAAATCTAACAGTCCAATACATGCATTTGCCTCCTATTCCaagcaaaaaaaatatatatatatatattttggtaaattaaaaatgaataatgaaAGCATTTAGgagaatataatatttatatcgTCTTAAAAATGCAGAGTCAAATCAACTACTATTTATTTATAACTTTCCCCGCTCATAAACATATCATGGTTCTTAAGCTTGATAAGAGATATTTCATGAAGATGCACTGAAATTGGAGACTTGATGTGTAGGAATTCTTGAGACACTGATTTCATTGTTGGTCGAGCTTTGGGTTTGGCCCGTAAGCATGCGAAAGCAATCACAGCAACAAAAGCAATGTCTCCTGTCATTTTTCGACTTCTTGGGGGTGATAATCGAGGGTCCAAAATTTCATTTAACATGACATTTTTGATATTAGATGGCGATGGCGTTGATGATAGTGTTGACAACAATTCACCAGGATGCTTTCCCATCAATATTTCCAATGCCAACACTCCAAAGCTATATACATCACATTTTTCCGTCACAACTAATGAATAAGCAAGTTctgtaattaaaacaaaaaagtaTAGTTAAAAATAGATACGAATTTATATTGTGCATAGGTGCATGTGTAGTTtcatttgaattctttaatctcaagttaaaacaaaaaatttatttatatttgatgtTTGCTAATTTTGCTTTTCCCATTtgtttcaaataatatgtaattcaaaataaataatcaGGGCAAACTAAGAATGAATGAagctaaataaaaagggaaaaagagagtgaatgtatAGAACCTGGGGCAATATATCCGTACGTGCCAACAATTACAGTTTGATTAGATGAATTAGGATCAAGAAGTCTTGCAGTTCCAAAATCAGAAATAAAAGCTTCCAATTCAGAGTTCAACAAAATGTTATTACTTGAGATGTCTCGATGAACAATTGGAGGGTTGCAATCATGATGCATGTAAGATAAAGCATGTGCGACACCTTTGACAATGTTCACTCTTTTGGTCCAATCCAATTCCACAGCTTCCTCATCAATGCTCAAGGCATAAAACAAGCTTCCGTTTTccatatattcataaatcaagAACATGCAACGATTGTGGAGACAAAATCCGTGGAGCTTGACAATGTTCTTGTGTCGTATTTCTGTTAAAAACTTGATCTCATTTCGGAAACTTGTATCATAAGCCGGCTGCTCAGCTTCCAATCGGTGGAGTTTTTTCAATGCAACAACTTTGCCACTTGGTAAGATTGCTCTGTATACACTGCCATAACCACCCGTTCCAATGCAATATTTGATATCAAAATCCTCTGTGGCTTTGATGATGTCTTCAAAAGCAATCTTTCCATCAAAGTTCCAAATACAGAATAAATCTCCATTTTTGGTTGGACTTGGCTCAGATTTCAAAGCTTTAGCTCTATATCGTCGGAATAGGATGAATATCACCAACACAAAAGTCGAGACAAAAAATAACAAAGTTGGAACCAGAATAACAATAGGCAGATTGTGCTTCACTACTTTGCTATTTCTTTCTCGGTTTACATTTGGAGATGAAGGGCAAGGACGGAAGCCTTGAATGGAACCGCATAAATCCTTGTTGCCTATAAATGTCTCGGGTGCAAAAT
This window of the Gossypium hirsutum isolate 1008001.06 chromosome A09, Gossypium_hirsutum_v2.1, whole genome shotgun sequence genome carries:
- the LOC107889883 gene encoding probable leucine-rich repeat receptor-like protein kinase At1g35710 isoform X2, whose protein sequence is MTLHLGNCQLHGSIPPNIGKLKSLVNLHLSRNMLVGPIPSSVNNLTNLASLVLYGNLLNGSIPQEIGRLTNLITLELSSNLLVGPIPSSVNHLTNLASLVLNDNQLNGSIPHEIGRLTNLVTLHLSANMLLGPIPSSLGKLSRLESFSLYTNKINGSIPLEIRNLKRLTYLDLGANNLSGEIPSFLGLLPSLSSLYLDSNLFEGFIPLDIGKLKNLTVLYLSYNKLTGSIPSSLLHLPNLMDLTIASNHLEGPIPHEIESLNALKYLNLSDNKLSGPIPSQIGNLSNLRSLILANNNLSGRIPLQISGLSLYELDLSHNIISGDIPSQLNFQNYSQNIFLSHNLLLGVIPSQFGNSTDLSSLDLSWNNLTGTIPEFPFYVGNLNLSFNSLRGQIPDGLLHFAPETFIGNKDLCGSIQGFRPCPSSPNVNRERNSKVVKHNLPIVILVPTLLFFVSTFVLVIFILFRRYRAKALKSEPSPTKNGDLFCIWNFDGKIAFEDIIKATEDFDIKYCIGTGGYGSVYRAILPSGKVVALKKLHRLEAEQPAYDTSFRNEIKFLTEIRHKNIVKLHGFCLHNRCMFLIYEYMENGSLFYALSIDEEAVELDWTKRVNIVKGVAHALSYMHHDCNPPIVHRDISSNNILLNSELEAFISDFGTARLLDPNSSNQTVIVGTYGYIAPELAYSLVVTEKCDVYSFGVLALEILMGKHPGELLSTLSSTPSPSNIKNVMLNEILDPRLSPPRSRKMTGDIAFVAVIAFACLRAKPKARPTMKSVSQEFLHIKSPISVHLHEISLIKLKNHDMFMSGESYK